The nucleotide window ATACCCCACGATTCCCATTACAAAAAACATGGCAATAAACAAATGTACCAATCTATTCATATCGATCCCCTCCTGTTCCCATTTTTGACGGGACATGAGGGAAGTATACTCGACATTTACAGACCAATTACACGCATTACTGCAAAATATACGGCAAGCTTTTCGAATATCCTAAGTAATCCAAGAAAAAGTTACTTACAGACGAGCCAATTGCCACTGTCAATAAAACAAGCAGCACCTTTGTTTGCAGCACTTTTCCTTTTTTCATTAG belongs to Ectobacillus sp. JY-23 and includes:
- a CDS encoding DUF1146 family protein — protein: MSQMLGQQALIAIISHLFFISVTWWALQGLRIEELMKKGKVLQTKVLLVLLTVAIGSSVSNFFLDYLGYSKSLPYILQ